The Triticum urartu cultivar G1812 chromosome 5, Tu2.1, whole genome shotgun sequence genome contains the following window.
tgtaatgttccatcacctgtgaaaggattagctagcagtttctctatcatacccgaaggaatttcaaagtaaacattttcagtaggtttagtaggttgaggagcaactcttttctctactggtcggggtgaagataccccgaacaagcccctcaaaggattatgttccatagtaacaagtgacagtaaatttcagcacactatataaatgtttccttaccaaattccacctaccaaaggcgctttaCTCCCTGGAAACGGCgacagaaaagagtcttgatgacccacaagtataggggatctatcatagtcctttcgataagtaagagtgtcaaacccaacgaggagcagaaggaaatgataagcagttttcagtaaggtattctctgcaagcactgaaattatcggtaacagattggtttgtgataaggtaatttgtaacaggtaacaagtaatgaatgtaaataaggtgcagaaagatggcccaatcctttttgtagcaaaagacaagcctggacaaactcttatataaaggaaagcgctcccgaggacacatgggaattatcgtcaagctatttttcatcacgttcatatgattcgcattcggtactttgataatttgatatgtgggtagaccggtgcttgggtactgcccttccttggacaagcatcccacttatgattagcccctcttgcaagcatccgcaactacaaaagaagtattaaggtaaacctaaccatagcatgaaacatatggatccaaatcagccccttacgaagcaactcataaactagggtttaagcttctgtcactctagcaacccatcatctacttattacttcccaatgccatcccctaggcccaaacaatggtgaagtgtcatgtagtcgacgttcacatgacaccactagaggagagacaacatacatctcatcaaaatattgaacgaataccaaattcacatgactacttatagcaagacttctcccaagtcctccggaacaaacgtaactactcacaaatcatattcatgttcatagtcagaggggtattaatatgcataaaggatctgaacatatgatcttccaccaagtaaaccaactagcatcaactacaaggagtaatcaacactactagcaacccacaggtaccaatctgaggttttgagacaaagattggatacaatacaagagatgaactagggttgagatgagatggtgccggtgaagatgttgatggagattgaccccctcccgatgagaggatcgatggtgatgacgatggtggtgatttccccctctcggagggatgtttccccagcagaacagctctaccggagcccCAGATTGgcccgccaaggttctgcctcgtggcggcgaagcttcgttccgtgagcttgcttatgattttttctcggatgaaagacttcatatagaagaagatgggcaccggatgcctgctagggggcccacgaggcagggggcacgcccccacccttgtggccagggtgtgggccccctctggtaaaTTCTTTCgccggtattttttatatattccaaaacatgctcccgtgaagtttcaggactttcggagttgtgcggaataggtctctaatatttgctccttttccagcccagaattccagctgccggcattctccctcttcatgtaaaccttgtaaaataagagagaataggcataagtattgtgacataatgtgtaataacagcccataatgcaataaatatcgatataaaagcatgatgcaaaatggacgtatcactacACCCCTTAGTTTGCTACGCTCTTTCTCCTTTGTAAGTCATGTCCGAACCTAGTTCAAATCATTGTCCGACTCCCACAAGTATACATCAACCAATCACCATGCCATCGTAAGTGCACGTCTTTACTATATCCAGCCTCGACGCTCGCTAGACAATAGCATGTCGACCCAACCAATGATGTAATCTACCCCTACCTTATGGTTGTTTTCTCTACAATAACATTGATGGCATTTATGGGGATGCACTTACTTGAAGTCATGTCTCCTCAACCTTTTTGCAACTTGGCTGCCTTGGATAATCCAAAGCCACCAAGTAACCACCTCCTTGCATGGCTCATTGCATGCCCATAAGGAGAAAGGCGACAAGTGGATGGCGAAGAATCAAGCCTTGCATTTAGAATCGTCCCAATGGCAAGTGAAGCATTCACAAGAACGCCCGCTACCAACACCAAAGACTGAGGATTGCCAAAAACTACTTCCAATATCCGTGATAAACTTGTTGCTCATATAAAGTCCATCATTATGCTAAAACATCATACCTTAAGGCAATCCAAGTGGCCAGAGTGCCACAACGGACTTTTGGCTTCCACTTAAAAAAATTTCATGCACCAACACCTAGCCGCCACAACACAACACTCATAACAAATTAACAGACGCCTAAAGAAGCAAAAGAAAAGCATGGGAAACAAGATGACTTCAAAGCCCATCACCTTCCTCACGTGCCTCTCTTTGCTCGCCAAGCAAGCATGAATGGTTCAACTACTACTTCTTTGACAAAGGGCAAGGTAAcaacaacccccccccccccccccccccccccccccccccccacacacacacacacacacaaaatttACGAGAAATGCCCTCAAGACCTATCACAAAAGGATAGTGACCCTTAGGCGAGCAATAATTTCTTGAACTATCAGCCACTGTGAGAGGCCTCTATATGATCAAACTATTAAGTCTTCAAGATGTTCTACGAGTTCTGACCAGAATAGTGGCCACTCTCAAAACCACGTCACATATGTGTAGCACCACCTTAGTGATAAAGAAAATATACGCTTGACCATTTCTACATTTCTACAGTTTCAGTGTTTCATCACCTTCAGAATGAAAAACTAAAAATACAGTGGCTGTGGAAAagcaaacatgcatgaaagtatCAAACACAAAATTTTCCCGTATTGTTCACGAAGTAGCGGCAGTAGTGGCTTTGCCATCAGTTGCAATGGCGACGCCGTGAGATCGAAGGTGTCGCACAAATTCGTCAATGTACCTCTCCTGTCGTTGGGTATTAGCTACGACCTCTTGCATCTTCGCTGCACCTGCCACGAATCTCATCCTTGCCTCTCCGTCAACCATGACGTCCCGGACCGCGCTCGCGATGCCATGGCGGTCGAAGGACCCATCGCTCTCGTCCCTCGCCACCTGCAACCCCGCCTTCTTCGCCTCCATTTGGCGTGCATTCGGACCTTGGTCGCCGAAGATGGGTAGCATGACGAGAGGGTGGCCGAACAGGAGCCCTTCGATCAGCGAGTTCCGGCCGCAGTGCGTCAGGAACCCGCCCACGGCGGCGTGCGCCAGGATGCTCATCTGAGGAATCCACCCCGTGGTCACCAGCCCCACCCCGCGAGCGCGCTCTTGGAAACCTGGAGGAAGCATGTCGGCGCCGTCGTCCAGGACGGCGGCGCCGCTGGGCTTCCGGAGAGCCCAGAGGAAGCGCGTCCCGGCGAGCTCCAGCCCGAGGGCCAGCTCGTGCACCTGCTCCAGGGGCAGCGGCACTTCGCTCCCCAGCGCCACGTACACCACCGAGCCGGGCGGCTGCGCGTCCAGCCAGCGCACGGTGGCGTGCTCTGCTGATCCGTTGGTGCCGTCCGCACGGCGGCCTCCGTCGGATGACGGTGGCAGAAGGCCGAGTGGCACGACCGGCATTTCGAGGAGCTTTGGCACCAGCGGGAAGGACTCGGGCTCCCACTCGACGCAGCTCCGGATGACCGCGAGCGCGCACCTGTTTTTCGTCAAGTGCCAACGCTGGACGGTGGACATACCTGACGCGCCTTGGTCGTCGTACATGGGTGCCGTCTCCTCCGTCTCGTAACGGGGGCGGGTCACAGCGCGCGGTCCACCGTGCGGGTGGTACGCGGCAGCGATCACAGCAGCGGTCGGTTGAAGCATCGCACATGGAACCTGGTGAACCATCGAGCATCGAGCTATTTGAGATGTGCATTGGATGGAATGGGTCAATGGAAGTATGGAACCAAAGCGATCGAGCAGCGCGCGCGGCAGATGAGCCGAACCTTGTgctggacggcggcggcggcgacccaGTGGTGGAAGCAGTCGGCGATGACCCAGTGAGGCCTGGTGGCCTCGTCGGCGCACGCGGCGGCCATGAACTCCGCGAAGGGCGCGGCGAGGCCGTCGAAGGCCTTCCAGTGGAGCTCCCGCTGGTGGTCGGGGACGTCGTTGGTGGATTCGGCGCCGTCGGGGAGGCCGTCGACGCGGGGCAGCGGGAGCGCGACGAGGTCCACGCGCGGCGCCGCGGCGGGGCGCAGCGGCGGGAGGCGCGCGAGGTTGCGCGGCGTGGAGACGTAGGACACGCGGTGGCCACGCGACGCCAGCCGGTCGGCGAGCTCCAGGTACGGGAGCATGTGGCCGAAGGCGAGCCACGGGACAATGACGACGTGCAGCGGCTCTGGCGATGACTCGGCGCTGTCCATGGCGGGGATCCGGAGCTAGCTCGGCCTGACGACGGGCTGTGCGGCGGCGAGAAGTCAAGAACCGGCAGATGGGTGGTGCTCTGCTCAGATCGGAGTATTTTGTTTCTTATTTTCCGCAGTGTCGAACGTTAAATAAGCTCCACGCCACACACGATCCAACTAATTTATCGCCATTTGCAATCTGCAGCCACACCAGTACGATACTGCTGTGTAGAGTATGTCCAGTGGGCCcagggtgccccccccccccatgaTCCTCGACGGAGTGGTAGTAAACAGTAGTGTTCTAGAATGAAAGGCGGAGCTATGATATGCAATTTGCGTACTCTCGAAAAAAAAGGCGGCATGATACAGAGAGGAATAGTGTATGAGAATAACATATTTATAGTTATGATTTATTTTAAACCCTAAAACCTAAATCCTAAATCCTAAACCTGAAGTAATATACGTTGACGATTTAGATTAGCTGCTACTTTGATGTCATGCATGATGCATCGGTAGATCTAGCAGGCCATGTGCTATTTCTAAGCTGCTGTCTAGTAGTAGAAAATAAGTACGCACGTCACATGTACTCTACGTACTATAGATGATGGGAAACAGCCTTTAAACTCACGATCATGAGGGATATGGTTGGTGACAATTTTGGAGCCACCAGCCCACTTGTAGTGTCAGACCGACCGATCAAAGTAACCCGGAAAAATGATCGTGGTCATCACCTGCACCGTAGAGGCGTTGTTGACGACAACAACCCAAAGCGTCCAAGTTGCTTTGAGATGCGAACCAATTTGTGTCCGGATGGTTAGAGAAACAGTGGTATTTTCAGTTCATCAGGGTTCCGTCGATGACGAGGCACCTaagtgacttcgtaaatctcaagataatatgccggctcagtctctcgagTGTGCTCATAGGGATAGGACGTGCATGTGTGCGCTCGTAAGGATGAATGTATGTGCGTTTGTATGAGTGCTTGCGTCTGTATTATGTCCAAAAAAAGTTGCTTTGAGATTATTATTATTTTCCACGGGAAAGATGTTCTGGGCGTGTTTAGTTGTCTGTAGCCACTGGCCATGCTTTATAAGAAAAACAGGCCAGACTGAGTCGAGCTTGGTTGACAAAAAAGTACAAAGATGATATAATCATGTTGTTTGGTTGTCTGTATGGTGGTTGATGGGGTTTGACAGCATTCAAGCTCACACGTTTTGTAGTTTCGGTTCCCCATATGCGATGTGAGAGAAGGATGCAGCCTGACACGAAGATGGAAATAATTTTTCTCACCTCGCCGTCCGCACGCGAGCCTGCATGAGTGGAAAGGACTAATTAGTCAGTTCCACCTCAGCCTGCCCCTGGTGTGCCTTAAACACTATGCGATGTAGGAAACTGATGCGAGTCAAGCAACCAAACACCAGACAAAGTAAAAGATTCCCTCCATATTCTGTCTACCAACTACCTTGTGGGCAACCAAACAGACCATTTGATATTCGGTGCGTGTGCAGGGTAGCACATTGCGTTAGCTCAGTGTTTGATGTCCTAGTTCTCAAGTGCTTTCCCAGGCATCTTCAGCCTTGTAAACATGAATTTAACCCTATTTTGTTTGATTTATAAAGCTCTCCTTTTACCATAAAATTGGATTCACACTCCCCAGCCACACATCAATGAGTTTTACAATTAACTTTTGATTGCATTCATAAATCTTAAAAATCAATAAACTTTGAACAATTTATAGATTGTGAGAAAACGTTTCCAAATGTTTTATTTCAATTTTCAAGAAGTATGAATTTTATATATGTTTCACTAAATTTCTGGAAGGATCGGTAGTTTGAAATACACTTTTTTGAAGTTTAGTCTCCATTAAATATTTTTTCAATCATTCCACAGAAGTTTTAAATCCAAAAGTTAAAtttaaattatatatatataatcaaacATGCGAAAAAATATCTTTTTGAAATGTAATGTAATAATTAAATTTGATTGGAATCTGACTATAATCATCAAAATTTGTGTGATTATGTTTTTTTAATCTCACTTTTTAAATATATTTTTGATTCCGCGAATATCATACAATAATTTTCTAATTATGTCAAATGAAATTTTGCCATTTCTAACATTTTAGGAGAATATTATTTCATATTTTCAGGAGAATATTATTTCAGATAGGTTTCAATCAATTTTATAAACACTTTACACAAATTTCAATTATTTCATTCATATTTAAATCAATTAAAAAAATAATTATTCTAGCCATGTCCAAGTATATAGGCTTAAGTGTATCATATGTTATTACGCAAGCTTGGGCCGGCTATTGAGCTTTTTGGACCCATATGTGTCTTGGGTCATGTACACAAGCATTAGCGCACCAACCAGGCTTAACCAGAGAGCAACACCGGCTTATAAGAGAAATTTGGTCATGTCGCACAAAAGACATCAACTTAACGTCTAAATCTAGAACATATGATTTTTTTTAGTTCTCGGAGCAGACGTGAATTAAACCCTTATAAATCGTAACTAGCAAAATCTCTTGTGTTGCTATCAAGCCACAAGAAACCGGGATTTGGTTTTATGGCACCCCCACTGTAGAAATGAGTTGGATTTCTGCTTTTATTAATACAAAACATAGATGTTGTTGTTAAATAATTTCAACTCAAAAAATAGAGGTGTTATAATTTTCAAATTCTTCTCCTACTCAATCCAAAAAATTCACTTCAAAACTAAAATTTAGTGAGGCGGTTTGGTAACAACATCCGCCTCATGGTCGAAATTAATTAATTAGTACAAATACCAACAGCTTGTCCAAAAAAGGTAAAAACAGTTGTGTGACATGTGGCATGCAAACTAATGCTCCGCATGCGAAATCAGATGAGAACAAGCTTGAGAACTGGAGGGAGAAAGGATCGCAGAAGACGGCACATGTGCCTgaccatgtttgcatctttgccGCAGAGGTCTTCCTCTCCTTGAACATATGGAGAAACTGAAactaagggcatgtacaatgcaTAGTCTCAAGGTGATGCCTCGCATGCCATGTAGGATCGGATATGATGTAAAATAGGTTCAGATAGGGAAACGGGATCCTCTTCAGGAGGCGGACGCTTGAAGAGAAAAAGCGTGGTCCGATGACAAAAACTGGAAAGGTTGGAGTGAAAAGTAGAGATGCATGTATACTAGAGTCTTTATTTTCTATTTCTTAATGAGGCCCACTACTGGTAGCTTGCATTGGGGAGAAAAATAGATATAGATGTCTCAAATTACTTTTTGTCATGAGACATATGTTAATGGTATCCATATgccaccattgtacatgccctgaGGTCTCTTTGATGATATCAATAACCACCACCGAAAGCTTGTCAACCTTGTGCCTCGGCTCAGACACGATGAATTGTATGTGATTGGGCTCGTCCCTACTCACAAGAGGGAACATGGGCACAACATTGCGAGGGAGAAGACGCTTAAGGACGACGAGATACTGAAATTTTTGAGACGTGATCACCGCTTCCTTGTGTCAAACATTGTCTTCTGATGATGCCTGAGTATGACAGGTTATGGTGAAACTAGAACTAGCAGCAAGCGGGCCAAAGAAGGCGTCGTCGTCATGGGCAACGTCGACAAACTTGAGCTGATTGCCCTCTTTCCCGGCGACGCACAGGCTGCGGTACATCTCATGGGTCTCTCCGCTTCGTGAAGAATTCCGAGTGCGGTTGTTAATAGGCAATCGGCTATAAGAGATGCTACTTCGCACTTTGTTTCGAGTGCATCATGACATGGGTTGTAGGACATGATGCCTCCTTGGTGGCAATCAACCCAGATCACGCAGTCCTTGGATATGATGGTAGCATCGGTTGACCATGCGGTCAGATCGGTGAATTCCTCCTTGGTATGCAGGATCGGCAGCGTCATGATCTTCCACTCGTCCATGGCAACATCATCATGAGAACCATCAGTCGTCTTCCATGGAGGGGAGCGGAATACGCATAGTTCTGCTCCCATACGTGCCCTGCCCTTTGCTGAAAGATCAAACTTGGCCAGCTGCACCACGGTGAAGTCACCGTCCATGCCGCAAATGTATTCCGATGGTGTCACGATTGAAGTGGCGTTTCATGGTCGCACCCTTGCCCCACTGTTCGATCACCATGGGTTCGGTGCACGCCGCCGGGAGTCGCTTGGGCGCTCCTCCGGTAAGGATCCCTGTAGGTGTCTGTGTCGGCGAGGCTCACCTCGGAGGTGAGGCTGAGCAGGAGGAGGTCCCCGTGGGCCGACAGGAGCTCGGTCCCCCTGCCCCTCTCGTCGTGGTTGCGTGGACCGCGCAGCCAGTGCACGTAGAGGCGGGAGAAGGCGGGAGGCGCGGCGGGGAGCAGGGCGACGGTGAAGGGGTCTCCCAGGGAGGTGACAGAGTTGGCCCTGAGCGGCGCGACCGCCTTGCCCGGGAAGGagccgtcgtcggcgtcgtcccTGTGGAACACGAAGCGCTCTAGCATGATCCATGAGGTCTCCGTGGGCGGGCCGTCTGCGGACCAGTAGGTGGAGGAGGGCAGAGGACGGGGATAGATCGGCCAGAATGAAGATGTATACATGGCCATGGATCGGCGAAGACGAAACGAATTTCGGGGTATTAGGGTTTGAtgaagaggcggcggcggactGATCGCGTTGTAGTTTACGTCTTGAGACGGACTATATGCATGGAAGAGTCAATTACGCCCATGGTAATAGAACTTGTCACAAACGGTCACTTCGGTACTAGAATTTGTGGTATACATTAAACTGATGCAATAAATTGGCTCAGACATACAAATACGATGCAACCTGAGCCGCTGACTAGGCGTACCATGGGGCCCGCTGTCATCGCCCGGAAGACGAAGACTGGCCGTATGGCCTTTTTTTTTGCGGAAACCCTCTTGACTTTTTTTATTTCTCGCAAAAAAAAGCACCTCCCGATGTTGGAGAAGAGTCAATTACGCCCATGGTAATAGAACTTGTCACAAACGGTCACTTCGGTACTAGAACTTGTGGTATACATTAAACTGATGCAATAAATTGGCTCAGACATACAAATACGATGCAACCTGAGCTGCTGACTAGGCGTACCATGGGGCCCGCTGTCATCGCCCGGAAGACGAAGACTGGCCGTATGGCCTTTTTTTTTGCGGAAACCCTCTTGACTTTTTTTATTTCTCGCAAAAAAAAGCACCTCCCGATGTTGGAGAAGAGTCAATTACGCCCATGGTAATAGAACTTGTCACAAACGGTCACTTCGGTACTAGAACTTGTGGTATACATTAAACTGATGCAATAAATTGGCTCAGACATACAAATACGATGCAACCTGAGCTGCTGACTAGGCGTACCATGGGGCCCGCTGTCATCGCCCGGAAGACGAAGACTGGCCGTATGGCCTTTTTTTTTGCGGAAACCCTCTTGACTTTTTTTATTTCTCGCAAAAAAAAGCACCTCCCGATGTTGGAGAAGAGTCAATTACGCCCATGGTAATAGAACTTGTCACAAACGGTCACTTCGGTACTAGAACTTGTGGTATACATTAAACTGATGCAATAAATTGGCTCAGACATACAAATACGATGCAACCTGAGCCGCTGACTAGGCGTACCATGGGGCCCGCTGTCATCGCCCGGAAGACGAAGACTGGCCGTATGGCCTTTTTTTTTGCGGAAACCCTCTTGACTTTTTTTATTTCTCGCAAAAAAAAGCACCTCCCGATGTTGGAGAAGTAACATTTTCATTTTTTCTGAAAAAATGACACGTAAAACAATTCCTTCGAGTCTCGAGCCAGCGACCTATGGTTATCACAAATTCGGCCGTAGCCACTCCATCGGTCCAATCATCTTTTCCTCTACGGATAACTATGTATTTAAACGCAGACACTCTTGGAGCCAAAATGGGTCTATGCGGCCCATTTGGACCTGCTCGTTTCTTTTGGAAATTTCTAAAAGGTATGTAAATTATAACCTCAGTAATAAAAATAAATTTCAAATATTTTTGGAGTATAAATATTATATAAATCCAAACAAAATAACTTTTTTCAAATATTTTTGGTGTATAGTTCAACATTTGTATAATAAAAAATATTCATAATTTAAATTTTAAAATGTTCGTATGAATATTCAATCTTGTCTACTATGTAAATTATAGATATTTTATGAATATAAGTCATGAATGAAAATTATATACAAGTGAATATTTAGTAAATTTTGTATTCATCATTTTGTTATTTAAATATAAGCTGCACATGTATATATTTTTGTATCCATTAAACATGtttatttaataaataaataaatttaCTTATTTATTTAACATTCTTATATAATACATGGGTGTATATTTAAAAGTTTTTATTTACTAAtcaccatatttatgtataataCTTATATTCCCACAGAAACGTATAACATTTATAACACACGAATATTTGAACATTATTTTTATTACCTACTTTTCCATTTTTTTAGAATTACTTACTTTTACAAATGTATTAAAATAACTTTTTTAGGTGTATCTACTATATCTAAATAGCGAGcacccactactaggaattctctgcCTTCTCCTTGCACCACATCATCCAAATTAAATTAGCCGTTAGATATGTTTGATCAGTCTACAGTAGCCCTCAGATCATACATGTTGAGAGCCGCCACCAAGCACACGCAGTAATTGAACGCATGCATGCAAATATGCATGCAATAACTGACGCACAAACGCTTTCTTTATTTTCGGAAAGAAAACGGATGCATGCTTTGTAGCTCCATGAAAGAAAATTAAGCCATACATGTTTTGTTTCGTTTTGCTCCATTTTAGACGTATACAATGAGATTCACATTTTTTTTCAAATGTTAGTATCTTGCTACGGGAGAAACGCGAGACACTAGCTAGGTTGATTATTTCAACAAAAATTTATTGTGCaatttttattttatataaattccgcagcaacgcgcggggcaTTCGTCTAGTATCTTAAAATAATTAGTGCGTGGTAAATGAGCACACTATTAGCAACCCATTTAGGCCGCACAGGTAATCTACAATTGAAGTCGCCGCATCAATCGAGGATACACGACGGAAGGAATTGTTAGTTCGCCTCACCTTCCCGAAGCGTGGGTTTGTTTGCTTTACAAATTTGGTTCTCTTTATGCCAACCCTCTCTCTTTTTCGTAAGACTGAGGTATAGGTAGggctaaaaaaacaaaaaaaagagagtCAAATCGCATCATCTCTATAATAAGTAAATGTCTTTTTTTCTCCTGAGGTTGTCGGAATTATTCGCAATAAAATATTGGCTACAATTGAGTAGGTCTTATCAATGAAATTTCCATTTACACGTGATCTAGGCATAATTCCCAACCCCTGCTTATACTACATTAAGGACTCTTATATCGATCTAAGAGCATCTCCGGCGGAGGCGCTAAAAATTGCCGTCTGGGGGCGTACCGGTGCTAACCGCGCACTGGGGGCGTGATGCTCCCCAGTCGCCGTGCCCACTTCGGCAAGTTCAACTAAACTTCGACAAGTTCATAacatatttaaaatattttataaaagaaggaaaaaaaatactactagccccgccgtcgccctcgctgttcctcgccgcccgccgcccgcgaAGCTCTACATGCCGAGGAGCCTGTAGACCTTCGTGTAgtcgtcgccgccgtcgtcgtcgcctcCTCCGCGGCCGCAGTCCCTGCTGCTCCCCTGCCCAGGGTCGCCGAcgcgcggcgggttggacggtccgggggcgtcctcgtcctcgtcgctGTCGAGGATCACCACGTCGTTCTCGTCCTCGAGCCCACGCTGGCGGGCGACTATCTCCTCCAGGGCTcggcgctgccggaccatctcgtcgcggaggtagtcgtcccgcACCCACTTTAGGGCCTCCTCGTCGGAGAAGCCGTGCCGGACTATGGCCTCGTACTCCGCGGGGAGGCCGGCCACCTTTGGCCTGACCAGCCGGGGCAGAGGTGGGGGAGGAGTCGGCGATGCGGACACCGGAGCTGCGGGTGCGCTGGCTGATCGGCGCGTCCTAGGGCTCCGGCTTGATGGGGAGGAGGGAGGGAGAGTCGAACGAGCGGtcagacgaggaggaggacgccggGTCCATGCGTCGCGGCGTCCACGAGCTCCCACGCCGGCGGGAGAAGGAGGGGGGAGCGGGGTACTCTAGCCTGGGCGTGTTGCCGtcctcgatgtactcgaggacggcctccagcgtgcggccgggcacgccccaccatcAGCGGCGCCCGTCGGAGTTGAGCCTTCCGGAGGGCATGACGCCGTTagtggcctcgagctgctcggtGTGGCGGCGACGGAAGTACTGCTCTCACAGCGGGCTGTCAGGAACGTACCTCGGCCCTTCCCTCGCCGCCTGCggcagagaggcaccaatggaggagGCTGACCGGCACGGCAGCGCGCGGCAACTTTGGCATTGATTCCGCCACGGGaaccgaggcgatgaggacgacgaagcgACGAGAAGCGCCGAGTCGCTGCCAAGGAGGGCACGCTGATTTTCGCGCCAAAAACAGTTCGGCCGGCGCACCCAAGCGCCCCCTAGCGCGACGGGTCCGGCCTGAGTCCGTCGGCATCAATTTCGACT
Protein-coding sequences here:
- the LOC125511093 gene encoding UDP-glycosyltransferase 91C1-like is translated as MDSAESSPEPLHVVIVPWLAFGHMLPYLELADRLASRGHRVSYVSTPRNLARLPPLRPAAAPRVDLVALPLPRVDGLPDGAESTNDVPDHQRELHWKAFDGLAAPFAEFMAAACADEATRPHWVIADCFHHWVAAAAVQHKVPCAMLQPTAAVIAAAYHPHGGPRAVTRPRYETEETAPMYDDQGASGMSTVQRWHLTKNRCALAVIRSCVEWEPESFPLVPKLLEMPVVPLGLLPPSSDGGRRADGTNGSAEHATVRWLDAQPPGSVVYVALGSEVPLPLEQVHELALGLELAGTRFLWALRKPSGAAVLDDGADMLPPGFQERARGVGLVTTGWIPQMSILAHAAVGGFLTHCGRNSLIEGLLFGHPLVMLPIFGDQGPNARQMEAKKAGLQVARDESDGSFDRHGIASAVRDVMVDGEARMRFVAGAAKMQEVVANTQRQERYIDEFVRHLRSHGVAIATDGKATTAATS